The Agrobacterium vitis region AAGGTCTGACGCCCGAGGGACAGCGGGTGCTGGAATGGGCGCGGCGGATTGTCGGTGATGCGCGCACCATGCGTGAGGAAATGCGAGCGGCGCGCAATGGTCTGGCTGGGCATATTCGCCTCGCGGTGATCCCGACAGCGCTGGCCATGGTGCAGAGGCTGACGGAGCCATTTCAGGCGCATCACCCGGCTGTGACGTTCCAGGTGGTGTCGCGCAATTCTCTCCAGGTCCTCAGCCTTCTGGAAAATCTGGAGATTGATGCGGGTATCACCTATCTCGACAATGAACCGCTTGGCCGGGTGACGTCCGTGCCACTCTATGCCGAGCGTTATCACCTGATTGCTGCGACCGGCACGCCGCTGGCCGACCGGGAAAGCGTGACCTGGCAAGAGGTTTCCGATCTTCGGCTTTGCCTATTAACGCCCGATATGCAGAACCGGCGCATCATCAATCAACATTTCACCGAGGCGGGGGTGGTGCCTCGGCCGACGCTGGAATCCAACTCGATGATCGTGTTGTTTTCTCATATTCGGACCGGGCAATGGTCGTCGATCATGCCGCGTAACGTGGCGGAATCCTTCGGTTTTCCGGAGGAAATTCGCATGGTGCCGATTGTAGAGCCGCAGGCCCAGCATCTGGTCGGGCTGGTCGCGACCCATCGTGAACCCTATACGCCATTGGTTTCGGCGCTGTTGCATGAAGCGCGCCGCCTCGCGGCTGCACAAGCCTTCGATAGGTTTTTTCTATCGCGTAACGATACAGCAGTATTGACCTGAGCGACTGGCTGGATTCATTCTCGCAAAACGGGTGAGTGTACCGTCTTGCCGCACGACGCATGCCGTTGTTGCTGGCCGCTGAGGAGGAAGCAATGAATATGCATGTGGTTGCGGAGGCCGATATGGCCAGGGTGGAGGCGATCATTGATGGCCTCAAGCATCTCGAAGGCCCCCTTCTGCCGATCCTGCATGCCATTCAACGCGAATTCGGGTGTGTGCCTGATAGCGCCAAACCGGTGATTGCCCGTGCCTTAAACCTGTCGCGGGCCGAAGTGCATGGGGTCGTCAGTTTCTACCATGATTTTCGCGATCATTCCTCCGGTCGCCATGTCCTGAAACTCTGTCGGGCCGAGGCTTGCCAATCCCTAGGTGGCGAGCCTCTCGGCGAAACGATCAAGGCCCGGCTCGGTATCGACTGGCATGAAACCACCGCTGATGGTGCGGTGACGTTGGAGCCGGTTTTCTGTCTCGGGCTCTGTGCCTGCGCGCCCGCCGCCATGCTGGATGGGGAATTGCATGGCCGGTTGGATGAGCACTGTCTTGACGACCTGCTGATGGAGGCCCGTCGATGAGCGGGCCGATGAGCATTACCGTTTTCGTTCCCCGTGATGCCGCTGCCTTGGCGGTCGGAGCCGATAAGGTTGCCGCCGCCATAGAGCGGGAGGCTGCGGCACGCCATGCCGATGTGACGATCATTCGCAATGGATCTCGCGGCATGCTTTGGCTGGAAACCCTGGTCGAAGTGCGCACGGAAAGCGGCCGGATCGCCTATGGTCCAGTCAAGCCTTCCGATGTCGCTGGCCTGTTCGACGCCGGGTTTTTGACGGGAGACTGCCCATCCGCTCTGTCATGGCTTGACCAGCGATATTCCTTTCCTGAAGAACCAGACCCGGCTGACCTTTTCCCGTTGCGGCATTACCGATCCGCTGTCTCTGGAAGATTATCGGCATTACAAGGGTCTGACCGGCCTCGCAAAAGCGATTGCCATGCCGCCCGCCGACATTGTCGCCCAGGTCACCGAAAGCGGCCTTCGTGGTCGCGGCGGGGCGGGCTTTCCCACCGGCATCAAATGGAAAACCGTGGCGGACGCCAAAGCCGACCAGAAATACATCGTTTGCAACGCCGATGAAGGCGATAGTGGCACCTTTGCCGACCGGATGATCATGGAGGGTGATCCCTTCGTGCTGATCGAAGGCATGGTGATTGCCGGGATCGCTGTCGGTGCCACCAAGGGCTATGTCTATACCCGCTCGGAATATCCTCATGCCATCGCCGTGATGCGTGAGGCCATCGAGATTGCCCGCAAGCAGGGTATTCTGGGAGCATCCGTGTTAGGCTCTGCTTACGCTTTCGATATGGAGGTCCGGGAGGGAGCCGGCGCCTATGTCTGTGGTGAGGAAACCTCGCTGCTCAACAGCCTGGAAGGCAAACGTGGCGTGGTACGGGCCAAGCCGCCGCTTCCGGCGCTGGAGGGGCTGTTCGGCAAGCCAACCGTTGTCAACAATGTCATGTCGCTGGCCTCCATTCCTGTTATCATGGACCGTGGCGCACAGTTCTACCGCGATTACGGCGTTGGCCGGTCGCATGGCACCATCCCGATCCAGATTGCTGGGAATGTCAAACACGGTGGCCTTTACGAGACCGCCTTTGGCCTGACGCTGGGCGAGATCATCAACGATATCGGTGGCGGCACCTTGACGGGCCGTCCGATAAAGGCGGTGCAGGTGGGCGGGCCGCTGGGCGCTTATTTCCCGCCCTCGCTGTTTGACACGGTGTTCGATTACGAGGCCTTTACCGCAGCCGGTGGCTTGATCGGCCATGCCGGGATCGTGGTTTTCGATGACAGCGCCGATATGCTGAAACAGGCCCGGTTTGCCATGGAATTCTGTGCTGTCGAAAGCTGCGGCAAGTGTACGCCCTGTCGGATCGGCTCGACACGGGGCGTCGAAACCGTGGACCGGATTGCAAAGGGCATTGAGCCGGAAAAGAACAAGGTGCTGCTGGAAGATCTCTGCAACACCATGAAATTTGGATCGCTTTGCGCGCTTGGCGGCTTTACGCCCTATCCTGTGATGAGCGCGTTGACGCATTTCCCGCAGGATTTTGCGCCTGCCCCCCTCGTTGAAGCGGCGGAGTAAAGACCATGTCTCTGATCCATGAAATTGATTACGGCACTCCGGCTTCCTCATCCACCGAAACTGTGACGCTGACCATTGATGGCCGCGAGGTGACGGTGGCAGCGGGCACGTCGATCATGCGGGCTTCGATGGAGGCCGGTATTCAGGTGCCGAAGCTGTGCGCCACCGATATGGTGGATGCCTTCGGTTCCTGTCGGCTCTGTCTGGTGGAGGTCGAGGGCCGCAATGGCACTCCGGCCTCCTGCACCACGCCCTGCGCGCCCGGCATCGTCGTTCACACCCAGACGGAACGGCTTAAAGCCATCCGTAAGGGGGTGATGGAGCTTTACATCTCCGATCATCCGCTGGACTGCTTGACCTGTGCCGCCAATGGTGATTGCGAATTGCAGGACATGGCCGGTGCTGTTGGCCTGCGGGATGTGCGCTATGGCTACGAGGGTGATAATCACGTCAGGACAAGGGCCGGTGACGGGTTGAATGCCCGCTACATGCCGAAGGACGAAAGCAATCCCTATTTTACCTATGATCCCTCCAAATGCATCGTCTGCTCACGGTGTGTGCGGGCCTGCGAGGAAGTGCAAGGTACGTTTGCGCTGACCATCGAGGGGCGTGGCTTCGACAGCCGGGTCTCGCCGGGCGCCCATGAGGCGTTTCTGGAATCGGAATGTGTGTCCTGCGGGGCCTGCGTGCAGGCCTGTCCGACCGCGACGCTGACGGAAAAGTCTGTCATCGCCATTGGCCAGCCGGAGCATTCACTGGTGACGACCTGCGCCTATTGCGGCGTTGGCTGCTCCTTCAAGGCGGAAATGCGCGGCGAAGAACTGGTGCGCATGGTGCCGTGGAAAGACGGCAAGGCCAATCGCGGCCATTCCTGCGTCAAGGGCCGGTTTGCCTATGGCTATGCCAGCCACAAGGATCGCATTCTGAACCCGATGGTCCGTGAAAAAATTACCGATCCCTGGCGGGAAGTGAGTTGGGAGGAGGCTTTTGCCCATGTGGCCTCCGAATTCAAGCGGCTGCAATATCAATATGGTCGCGATTCCATCGGCGGTATTACCTCCTCGCGCTGCACCAATGAAGAAACCTATCTGGTGCAGAAGCTGATCCGGGCTGGCTTTGGCAATAACAATGTCGATACCTGCGCCCGCGTCTGCCATTCGCCGACCGGTTATGGTCTCGGCCAGGCCTTCGGTACGTCGGCGGGTACGCAGGATTTCGACAGTGTCGAGCATTCCGATGTGGTGCTTGTCATCGGCGCCAATCCGACCGATGGTCATCCGGTGTTTGGGTCGCGGCTGAAGAAGCGGCTGCGGAAGGGCGCGAAACTGATCGTTATCGATCCGCGCCGCATCGATCTGGTCAAGACACCGCATGTCGAGGCGGCTTTCCATCTGCCGCTGAACCCCGGCACCAATGTTGCGGTGCTGACGGCGCTGGCGCATGTAATCGTCACCGAAGGTCTGGCCAACGAGGCCTTTATTCGTGAGCGCTGCGACTGGTCGGAGTTTGAGGATTGGGCGGCTTTTGTGGCCGAATCTCAGCACAGCCCGGAAGCAACCGAGATGTTTACCGGTGTGCCTGCCGCCGATCTGCGTGGCGCGGCAAGGCTTTATGCTACCGGCGGCAATGGCGCGATCTATTACGGGCTCGGCGTGACCGAACATAGCCAGGGCTCGACCACGGTCATGGCGATTGCCAATCTGGCCATGGCGACCGGCAATATCGGTCGTCCGGGGGTCGGGGTAAACCCGCTGCGTGGGCAGAATAATGTGCAGGGGTCCTGCGACATGGGGTCTTTCCCCCATGAGCTGCCGGGCTATCGGCATATTTCGGACGATGCCACCCGCGAGACCTTCGAGAAACTCTGGGGTGTGACGCTGAACAACGAGCCGGGCCTGCGTATTCCCAATATGCTGGATGCGGCGGTGGAAGGAACGTTCAAGGGTCTTTATGTCCAGGGCGAGGATATTCTGCAATCCGACCCGGATACCAAGCATGTTTCGGCGGGTCTGGCGGCGATGGAATGCGTGGTGGTCCACGATCTGTTTTTGAATGAGACCGCCAATTACGCCCATGTCTTCCTGCCGGGCTCGACCTTCCTGGAAAAGGACGGCACGTTCACCAATGCCGAGCGACGCATCAACCGGGTGCGCAAGGTGATGAGCCCGAAGAACGGCTATAGCGATTGGGAAGTGACCCAGAAAATGGCCCAGGCCATGGGTCTAGGCTGGAATTACAGCCATCCGTCCGAGATCATGGCGGAAATCGCCGCGACGACGCCAAGCTTCGCCGGTGTTTCCTATGAGATGCTGGAGAAAAAGGGGTCGGTGCAATGGCCGTGCAATGAAAAGCACCCAGAAGGTTCGCCGATCATGCATGTCGATGGCTTCGTGCGCGGCAAGGGTAAGTTTATCCGCACCGAATATGTGGCGACGGACGAGCGCACCGGCCCGCGCTTCCCGCTCTTGCTGACCACCGGGCGTATTCTGTCGCAGTATAATGTCGGCGCGCAGACGCGGCGCACCGAAAATACCGTCTGGCATGGAGAAGACCGGCTGGAAATCCATCCGCATGATGCCGAGCAGCGCGGTATCAAGGAAGGAGACTGGATCAAGCTGGCCAGCCGCTCCGGCGACACGACGCTGCGGGCGCTGATTACCGACCGGGTGGCGCCGGGCGTGGTCTATACCACCTTCCATCACCCGGATACGCAGGCCAATGTCATCACGACAGATTATTCCGATTGGGCGACCAATTGCCCGGAATATAAGGTGACAGCAGTGCAGGTTTCGCCCTCGAACGGGCCGACCGAATGGCAGCGGGATTACGAGGAACTGTCGCGCCAGTCCCGCCGGATTTCCGGCAAGCTGGAAGCGGCGGAATAGGATGGCGGTCAGGGAGGATAGCGGGGAAGAGGGTTTTGCCGTCATGACGGAGATGAAAACCACTTGCCTCGTGCCGCAGATGCAGCATCGCCAAGGGGTTACCAAGGAGGCGCACCGGATCGTGCCGGAAGAAGTGCCGGTGGCCTTTTCCTATGGCGGCTCTACCCATGCGGTGATGATGGCGACACCGGCTGATCTGGAGGATTTTGCGCTGGGCTTTTCGCTGGCCGAGGGCATCATTACCCGGCTGGAGGAGGTTCTGGTCATCGAACCGATCGAGGCGGCAAGCGGCATCGATGTGCAGGTGACTTTGGTTGATACAACAGCGGAAGCCCTGACGACCCGTCGTCGCCGCATGGCGGGGCCGGTCGGCTGCGGTCTCTGCGGGATCGAGTCAATCGAACAGGCCAGCCGGGATGTCCCGCAGGTCGATGGCGGATTGACGCTGACACCGGCGGATATCCGTGAGGCTGTCGATGCGCTCAGCCGGGCGCAGGCGCTCAACCGGCAAACCCATGCGGTGCATGGGGCTGGTTTCTTCATTCCCGGTGAAGGCCTGTTGGCGATCCGGGAAGATGTGGGGCGTCACAATGCCCTTGATAAATTGGTCGGTGCGGTGTTGAAGGCCGGACGCCGAGGCGAAGACGGCGTGGTGGTTGTCACCAGCCGGTTGTCGGTCGAGATGGTGCAGAAGGCGGCTATGCTGGGCGCACCGATCCTGTTGGCGATTTCCGCTCCAACCGCGCTTGCAATTCGCACGGCGCAGGCGGCGGGCATGACCCTGATCGGTATTGCCCGTGGCGATGATTTTGAAGTCTTTACCCGTCCTGACCGCATAGTATCCGGGGTTTCCGCCGATGTCGCATGACCATATTGCTGAAAAACTGATCCGCATGGCAAATCAGATTGCCCAGTTCTTCAACACGCAGCCGGAGCATGAGCGGGTGCAGGGCGTGGCGACCCATATCAACAAGTTCTGGGAACCGCGCATGCGCCGCCAGTTCTTCGAGATGATTGATGCGGGCCAGGATGGATTTGATCCGCTGGTGATCGAGGCGGCGAAGTTGATTAAACGT contains the following coding sequences:
- the fdhD gene encoding formate dehydrogenase accessory sulfurtransferase FdhD, which translates into the protein MTEMKTTCLVPQMQHRQGVTKEAHRIVPEEVPVAFSYGGSTHAVMMATPADLEDFALGFSLAEGIITRLEEVLVIEPIEAASGIDVQVTLVDTTAEALTTRRRRMAGPVGCGLCGIESIEQASRDVPQVDGGLTLTPADIREAVDALSRAQALNRQTHAVHGAGFFIPGEGLLAIREDVGRHNALDKLVGAVLKAGRRGEDGVVVVTSRLSVEMVQKAAMLGAPILLAISAPTALAIRTAQAAGMTLIGIARGDDFEVFTRPDRIVSGVSADVA
- the fdhF gene encoding formate dehydrogenase subunit alpha: MSLIHEIDYGTPASSSTETVTLTIDGREVTVAAGTSIMRASMEAGIQVPKLCATDMVDAFGSCRLCLVEVEGRNGTPASCTTPCAPGIVVHTQTERLKAIRKGVMELYISDHPLDCLTCAANGDCELQDMAGAVGLRDVRYGYEGDNHVRTRAGDGLNARYMPKDESNPYFTYDPSKCIVCSRCVRACEEVQGTFALTIEGRGFDSRVSPGAHEAFLESECVSCGACVQACPTATLTEKSVIAIGQPEHSLVTTCAYCGVGCSFKAEMRGEELVRMVPWKDGKANRGHSCVKGRFAYGYASHKDRILNPMVREKITDPWREVSWEEAFAHVASEFKRLQYQYGRDSIGGITSSRCTNEETYLVQKLIRAGFGNNNVDTCARVCHSPTGYGLGQAFGTSAGTQDFDSVEHSDVVLVIGANPTDGHPVFGSRLKKRLRKGAKLIVIDPRRIDLVKTPHVEAAFHLPLNPGTNVAVLTALAHVIVTEGLANEAFIRERCDWSEFEDWAAFVAESQHSPEATEMFTGVPAADLRGAARLYATGGNGAIYYGLGVTEHSQGSTTVMAIANLAMATGNIGRPGVGVNPLRGQNNVQGSCDMGSFPHELPGYRHISDDATRETFEKLWGVTLNNEPGLRIPNMLDAAVEGTFKGLYVQGEDILQSDPDTKHVSAGLAAMECVVVHDLFLNETANYAHVFLPGSTFLEKDGTFTNAERRINRVRKVMSPKNGYSDWEVTQKMAQAMGLGWNYSHPSEIMAEIAATTPSFAGVSYEMLEKKGSVQWPCNEKHPEGSPIMHVDGFVRGKGKFIRTEYVATDERTGPRFPLLLTTGRILSQYNVGAQTRRTENTVWHGEDRLEIHPHDAEQRGIKEGDWIKLASRSGDTTLRALITDRVAPGVVYTTFHHPDTQANVITTDYSDWATNCPEYKVTAVQVSPSNGPTEWQRDYEELSRQSRRISGKLEAAE
- a CDS encoding LysR family transcriptional regulator, with translation MIDKLEFFIALARAQHFGRAAEECGISQPTLSAAIRQLEGQLGVILVQRGSRFQGLTPEGQRVLEWARRIVGDARTMREEMRAARNGLAGHIRLAVIPTALAMVQRLTEPFQAHHPAVTFQVVSRNSLQVLSLLENLEIDAGITYLDNEPLGRVTSVPLYAERYHLIAATGTPLADRESVTWQEVSDLRLCLLTPDMQNRRIINQHFTEAGVVPRPTLESNSMIVLFSHIRTGQWSSIMPRNVAESFGFPEEIRMVPIVEPQAQHLVGLVATHREPYTPLVSALLHEARRLAAAQAFDRFFLSRNDTAVLT
- a CDS encoding formate dehydrogenase subunit gamma, which gives rise to MNMHVVAEADMARVEAIIDGLKHLEGPLLPILHAIQREFGCVPDSAKPVIARALNLSRAEVHGVVSFYHDFRDHSSGRHVLKLCRAEACQSLGGEPLGETIKARLGIDWHETTADGAVTLEPVFCLGLCACAPAAMLDGELHGRLDEHCLDDLLMEARR
- a CDS encoding formate dehydrogenase subunit delta encodes the protein MSHDHIAEKLIRMANQIAQFFNTQPEHERVQGVATHINKFWEPRMRRQFFEMIDAGQDGFDPLVIEAAKLIKRPVDNSAEAFGMAGQRTV